GTTTCTGGACAAAACCATCTTCGAGGCCGCCGCCAAGGCCGAGGGAGGGCTGGAAACCGAAACGGCTTATGACGACATCCAGCTCCAATGGACGGAGGAAGCGCGAAAGGTCCTTCGGATGATTCCGCCGGGTTTCCAACGAAGGCGTGCGAAGGCCAAGGTAGACAAATCGGGCCGCAAGAAAGGCTTGACGGTCATCACCAAAGAGTTTGCCGTCCCCCTTTTGGAAACCGAGGGACTCAACCTCAACGAGGTCTTGGCGATGGATAAGCTCCACTGGACACAGGAAGCGATTCAACGACTCGAGAAGGTCCCGTCGGGTTACATGCGTGACTGCACGCGCGGCATGATCGAACAGCACGCACAAAAGCTGGGAGCCGATACCATCTCCCTGGAGATCGCAAACGCCGGCATCGAGGAAGGCAAGCGGACGATGGAAGAGGCCATGAAAAACCCGGCCGTGCTCAACGAAATTCTCGCGAAGTTTAAAACGGCCAAAGCGGCCGAAGAGCGACCCAACGCCTGAGCATGCGCGTCCTCGCCTCACTCAACCACTGGGTGCATCTGGTATCGGTCGTGATCTGGATCGGCGGCTTGGCTTTCGTCGTGATGACCCTCACTCCGGCGCTCCGGGGAAAGTTCCCGCAAGAATCCACGAAGGTCTTTTTCCAGGACATTCGAAACCGTTACTACCGGATGTCCGGAATCCTCCTGGCGCTGATCTTGATCACCGGAGGCCTGAATGTGGGTTTTGCGCTTCGGGAGATGGATCACGCGCCGAAACTGTGGGTGATCTTTTTGGGCGTCAAGCTGGCGTTGGTAACGGCCTTCGGAAGCATTTACCTGTTGAACGTGCTGTATAAGTCGAACCCCCCGGAAACGGGCGAGGACGCGATCCCCTACGCCCATATCTCGCTGGTCCTGGGCCTGTTGATCATTCTGTGCGCCGCCTTCCTGCGGTTCTCTCACTAAAAACCCGGCCGTCTCACGGCATCCGACACGCGCGGCCGGAAAGGCGCGCACTCGGACAACGGGGTGAAGGTACATGGTCTCTTGAGCATTATTGTCGATCATGGTCCCTCTTCCGCAAACCGGGCCATCAATCAGTGGTGATCGTGCACACGTTGTTCAAAGTACTCGTCGTACCGGTGGACGAAGTCCTTCTGCGCCATCGGAATATGACATCCGCGGCACTTGGTGAAGTCCTCGGCCAACGGCTTCCCATCCGAAGCATAGGCCGAATAGACCCATGACCCCGTCTTGAGGTTGTCCGGCATATCCTTGTCCCAGCCTTCGCCTTTCGCCATGACGAAGATCGTCGCCAGATCGCTCTTCGCAAGCTTACCGTCCGCTTTGAATTCCAGCGTCCCATCGGCTTTCTCCCTTGCCTTATAGTTTTCCATCACGAAAACCGTTCCGTAAGGAAACTCCTTTCCGGCGGATGCCGTGGCCCCTTTGGGATTGAGGTATAGCTCCCGGATCTGTTTAATGGCCGGCCGCTGGACTTCCGACAGAAACTTCGGCCACGACTTGTAGTCCGCCGGAAAAGGAAGTTCACCGTCCTTCGGCGTTACCGACTGCGGAGCGGTCTCAGTCAGCGCCACGGCCGCAAAACCCAGCGTAAATATAGAAACAGCAACGAGCAATAACTTCTTCATGATGCACCTCTTCTTCTTTATTATCCATCTTCTCTCCGGCCTGAAACCCTCTGCATCGCCGTCTCTTTTCAATCATCCCTCTCCGGCTGAGTGACAAACCCGATCCGACCGAGCCCGGCCTTGGCGGCGGCCGCCATGACCTTGGCAACCGAGTCGTAATAGGCCAGCCGGTCGGCATGGATATGCAACTCCGGCTGCGGTTCCCGCTGAGCCTCGTTAGCAAACCGCGATTTGAGCTCTTCCAATGTGACCGACTCACCGTTCCAGAACAGGGTGCCGTCCTGCCGAATGGCCAATTCGATGTGGTCCGGCCGGGTGAGGTTGGGGGCGCTCGAGGCTTTGGGCAAATCAATCTTCACCGCGTGAGTCAATAGCGGCGCCGTGATAATGAAGATCACCAAGAGCACCAGCATCACGTCGACCAACGGGACGACGTTCATCTCCGCCATCGGACCCTGTCGACTACGTCCGTCAAAACTACCCATCGCCATGACGACTCCCTTCAGAACGCGAGGATGGACCATCCCCGGCCGAACCGCCGGCCTTGACACCGACCGTGATCAGCACGTACAGGTCGTGGGCAAACGCGTCCAGCTTGGCCAGCCACATCCGATTGCGCCGGTTGAAGGCGTTGTAGGCCAGTACGGCGGGAATCGCCACGGCGAGTCCGAGCGCGGTCATGATCAGCGCCTCCCCCACCGGGCCCGCCACCTTGTCCAGTGTGCCCTGGCCGGACAAACCAATGTTCACCAGCGCGTGGTAGATCGCCCATACGGTGCCGAACAACCCGATGTAGGGCGCCGACGAGCCCGCGGAGGCCAGCACGGTCAGACCCTGTTCGACTCGCGCCGCTTCCTGATCGATTCCGTTGCGCAGTGTCCGCGTCAGCAATTCGCCACGGCCCACGGCCGCCGCGAGCTTCTGTGAGACCTGTCGCTCGCAATCGCCCACCGCATTCAACGCGTCAATGGCCAGCTTGGCGAAGGCATTTTCGCTCGGCCAGCTCTCAACCACATCACTCACCGCCTTGAGCGATTCGGCCTCCCAAAACCGTGAAAGAAACGCCGCCGAGCGCCGTTGCACCAGAAAATTGGCCAGGGCCTTGGTCAGGATCAAATACCAACTCGCCATGGACAGCACGAGAAGGGCGGCGATCACTCCCTTGCCCAATAGGTCCGTCTGCGTGAGAAAGTGGGCAAATCCGAACGTGTGCTCCATCTCACCGTCCCTCCAGCTTAAACACGAAAGGTTGAAGCGCCGCCGCGCGTACCGCCGTCCCGTTTCGCATGGCCGGACTGCAACGCCAGGTTTTCACAGCGGCCAGGGCCGCGTCATCGAGCCGCTTGGACCCGCTGCTGGTCTCGACGCGGGCGGAGCTCATGCGTCCCTGTTCGTCCAGTTCCACCCAGAGAACGACCCGTCCCTGTTCGCCCAGCTTACGGGACGTCGGAGGATACTCCGGGGGAAAACGCTTTGGGCAGGTGTCCGCGAGCTCGGAGGCAAGCATCACCGGACCAGCCGGCTTGGGCGGGGCCTCGATAACCTGCTCGGGTGGTGGCGGCGCCGCCGGCTCTTCCGGCGTCACCACGGGGGCTTCGACCACAAGTTGCGGAGTCTCCGGCGGAGGCGGCTCCGGCTTGACCGGTTTGGGCAAAATCCTGGGTTTAGGCGGCTCCGGCTGTTGGGCCGGTGGCGGCGGATTGATGAAGTTCACGAAGAGGGTGACCGCCTCCTGCGGGGTGATTTGAACCCGGTACTGCCATAACGCAAACAACCCCGCACCGTGCAATGCAAGCATGACCAGCAGTCCCGCCAGTCTGTCCCAGGTCAACCTGCGCCCTCCCTCATGCGTCATCTGTTTCTATCCCGATCTGATCGCCGCCATAGTCAACCCCAACCAGTCGCGAACGGCGGGGATGCGACGCAGGATCAGTTTTTCGATGATCTTCACCACAAGCATGGACAGGCCGAACAGCGGCAGATAGACGGCGAAGATCAAGATCAGGACGCCAAGCCCGATCGAAAAGCGAGGATTTTGGATCGGATCCGGCGCGCCAAGCACGCCGGCGGGACGCCTCCGCCACCACATGTTCACGGAGCTGACGCTCAGGAGAATAAGACCGGAGGCGGTCAGCACGCCCAGGAGTTGATTCGGCCAGCCGAAAAGTTGCCCTTCGTGGGCCGCGACGCCGATCCCCACGAGTCGATCCACCAACAGACGGTCTTTAAAATCTTCCCGTTTGAGAATCGCGCCGGTCGTGCCGTCCAGGACAAGATCGACGCGCAAGGTCCTGTTCTGAGCCTCCGACCTGGCCGTCCAGTTCGGGGAGTCCTTGTCGGGCGGAGAGATCAAAACCGGAGGGGCGAGGCTGAGTGGAGCCACAACGCCCACCAGCCGGTCGATCGGGGAATAGTCCGCCGGATTCCGAGCCGCCTCCCCTTTTCCCCCTGCACGGGCCATATGGGCCGCATGTTCCGCCGGTATTGCCGTCGTGCCTCCGGCCGCAGCCGGCGGCACCTGTCCCGGCTCACCTTCGGGATGGCCGACGGGCCAGTCCGGCTTTGCGACCGCAGTGTGGGTTAGATCACGAACCTTTTGTAAATAGCTGCCCCACACAAAAGCCCAGGGCAGACCCGTTACCAAGAGAAACAGCGCGAGGCTCGATACCCAGACTCCGGTAACCGCGTGCAGATCGCGCCAGAAAAGGCGTGTCCCGCCGTTGAAACGCGGATAGACGACGCCGGCCAGGCCCCGACCCTGTCTCGGCCACCAGAGATAAAGGCCGGTGACGATCATAATGATCGCCCAGGAAGCCGCCAGTTCCACAATCGTCGATCCCGTGTTTTTCAGGAGCAACTCGCCGTGCAAGTAGAAGATCACATTCATCAGCCGGTCCATTTCTTTGACGGTCTTGAGAATTTGCAGGGTTTCAGGGTGAACGTACACACGGACGTCCTCGGCCCGCCGCTTGACGATGATCTGGGTTGCGGCATTCGGCGATTTCGGCAGTTCATACGAGTGCAGAACCGATCCGGGAACGGCGGCGAGCGCGGCTCCGACGCGGGCCTCCGCGCTGGCGGGGTGTCCCGTCACCACGAGATGGTCGTAGGGACGGTCGAGCCAGGGCTCTATTTGGGGCCGGAATAGATAGATGGAGCCGGTGACCGCCAGAAAGAGGACAAAGGGGATGCAGAAGAGGCCGGCATAAAAATGCCACCGCCACACGGCCCGATAATCGAACCAAGGCTTACGAGATGGTGATTGATCCGCTGTCGTCATGGCCTACCTCCTTTTGCCACCCTGCCACGCAACA
This DNA window, taken from Nitrospiria bacterium, encodes the following:
- a CDS encoding universal stress protein UspA, which encodes FLDKTIFEAAAKAEGGLETETAYDDIQLQWTEEARKVLRMIPPGFQRRRAKAKVDKSGRKKGLTVITKEFAVPLLETEGLNLNEVLAMDKLHWTQEAIQRLEKVPSGYMRDCTRGMIEQHAQKLGADTISLEIANAGIEEGKRTMEEAMKNPAVLNEILAKFKTAKAAEERPNA
- a CDS encoding cytochrome P460 family protein translates to MKKLLLVAVSIFTLGFAAVALTETAPQSVTPKDGELPFPADYKSWPKFLSEVQRPAIKQIRELYLNPKGATASAGKEFPYGTVFVMENYKAREKADGTLEFKADGKLAKSDLATIFVMAKGEGWDKDMPDNLKTGSWVYSAYASDGKPLAEDFTKCRGCHIPMAQKDFVHRYDEYFEQRVHDHH
- a CDS encoding biopolymer transporter ExbD — encoded protein: MAMGSFDGRSRQGPMAEMNVVPLVDVMLVLLVIFIITAPLLTHAVKIDLPKASSAPNLTRPDHIELAIRQDGTLFWNGESVTLEELKSRFANEAQREPQPELHIHADRLAYYDSVAKVMAAAAKAGLGRIGFVTQPERDD
- a CDS encoding MotA/TolQ/ExbB proton channel family protein, producing the protein MEHTFGFAHFLTQTDLLGKGVIAALLVLSMASWYLILTKALANFLVQRRSAAFLSRFWEAESLKAVSDVVESWPSENAFAKLAIDALNAVGDCERQVSQKLAAAVGRGELLTRTLRNGIDQEAARVEQGLTVLASAGSSAPYIGLFGTVWAIYHALVNIGLSGQGTLDKVAGPVGEALIMTALGLAVAIPAVLAYNAFNRRNRMWLAKLDAFAHDLYVLITVGVKAGGSAGDGPSSRSEGSRHGDG
- a CDS encoding energy transducer TonB yields the protein MTWDRLAGLLVMLALHGAGLFALWQYRVQITPQEAVTLFVNFINPPPPAQQPEPPKPRILPKPVKPEPPPPETPQLVVEAPVVTPEEPAAPPPPEQVIEAPPKPAGPVMLASELADTCPKRFPPEYPPTSRKLGEQGRVVLWVELDEQGRMSSARVETSSGSKRLDDAALAAVKTWRCSPAMRNGTAVRAAALQPFVFKLEGR
- a CDS encoding PepSY domain-containing protein, translated to MTTADQSPSRKPWFDYRAVWRWHFYAGLFCIPFVLFLAVTGSIYLFRPQIEPWLDRPYDHLVVTGHPASAEARVGAALAAVPGSVLHSYELPKSPNAATQIIVKRRAEDVRVYVHPETLQILKTVKEMDRLMNVIFYLHGELLLKNTGSTIVELAASWAIIMIVTGLYLWWPRQGRGLAGVVYPRFNGGTRLFWRDLHAVTGVWVSSLALFLLVTGLPWAFVWGSYLQKVRDLTHTAVAKPDWPVGHPEGEPGQVPPAAAGGTTAIPAEHAAHMARAGGKGEAARNPADYSPIDRLVGVVAPLSLAPPVLISPPDKDSPNWTARSEAQNRTLRVDLVLDGTTGAILKREDFKDRLLVDRLVGIGVAAHEGQLFGWPNQLLGVLTASGLILLSVSSVNMWWRRRPAGVLGAPDPIQNPRFSIGLGVLILIFAVYLPLFGLSMLVVKIIEKLILRRIPAVRDWLGLTMAAIRSG